The genome window agaaacacaattttaggtcaacagagtgctgctgctgatctAGGCCTAGTGATTCTTCCTGCCTCGCTTTAAGCTGCCTCTACTGCACCTGTGACGTTTGCCGCCTGCCGTGCAGTACCAGTGCGCACTGGGCATCAAAAGCGCAGCtagaggcaaaacaatgtcacaaaaaaggacatatccttcaggtgcagtaaaaaggaagaagaagaaagtggaagaggagaaaaaatgccatgataaaggtatgtttgcataacttggtaataaaaagtttatcaaagagatgtgtagctgtaattagctttagctaggtgacgttagctagctagcgcggtgctagcaatatgtttttagcatcaggTTACTGGTGAGATAAGTTGTTTGCAGCAGAGCACggtaatttatgtgagtaaaataaacattattttttacatcaacacataagttatgtgaaacttccccaggagcattgttaaaatactttggaggcacagaatcagctcagagccagtccacatcctcaggctcaactgtgagtgatgatcaggtgaggaaaagactgtcaccatacagtatacatttaatttcttagtataaacattacacctgaagggaaattaatatagtcaaagtatctcattaatatgtgtgtctgtatgtatgtatgtatatattttatcttAGGTCCATCTCCATCCTCTACAGTGCTCTCTCACACACCTCCATCCTCTGTGCCCACTGTCCCCTCCATGTCTGAAACCACAGCTGATTTATCTAGTAAGTTAACTGCAAAACACCCTTTATAATTGCTCATTGTACTGCAGAACATTCTGAGATTAATAATTATGTCCAACAGTGCAATTTAATGACCTTAGAGGTCCTTCTTTTTTAGTCATTGTCTTTGTTTGGTCACTTCCTCAGCAACTGCCACCACAACGTCCCCTTCACACCATGGACCATCATCAGCTCCGCCAGTTGACCCAGCTGAGTGGCCTTCTTTCCTCTCAGATTCAGACAGGACTGAGCAGGTGATCAGAGGACCACTGTCTATTAAGGAGAACTTTTCATTCCCCAAACGGCATGATGGCCGAAGTTTTCATTATCATTATGCCTACAGACAGCTAGTCAATGGGGAAAAAGTCAAGCGTAGCTGGCTGACTTATTGAAGAAGTAAAGATGCAGTCTATTGCTTTTGCtgcaaattattttccaaaaagtccTTAAAACTGGCAGCCGAGGGACAGCGGGATTGGGTCAACATAGGtgcaataataaagtgaatcagaatcagctttattgtccagttatgtttaacacacatggaatttaacttcagtagactgcgctctctttgtacaaagtaaacattaaatatgaacaattaactaaaaatataaactagtaattaaagactaatatgtacaagactgatgagacaagatgacacttttactgtaaatacaaagctttatcacttggactgttcaaccccaggccactcttgtagctgaatgttttctacattttaagattaggaaccatatgtggcactctggacatcattcgttcattcattggtattatttatgttcttaactgggccacccccatatctttataaatgacatgtcatttgtaaagacataccaggctgacaataggataatgtaaacaacactgccagagccgcaatgagtttatagtaggtgtgtgaatgatcaacaatcaatattattggcagaaatagagggccccaaaatcaaattttgcttagggccccatggaggcttgggccagCACTgcttcaacgtcctctacaacctgtcgtcgcgtccgctttttcaccatacaaacagcgtgccggcccagtcacatgttgtatgaggcttctgcagacacacataagtgactgcaagacatacttgatcaagagccatacaggtcacactgagagtggttgttagagtggccgtataaacaactttatcactgttacaaatatgcgccacactgtgaacccacaccaaacaagaatgacaaacacatttcgggagaacatccgcaccgcaagacaacataaacacaacagaacaaatacccagaacaccttgcagccctaactcttccgggctacaatatacacccccgctaccaccaaaccccgcccacatcAACCGACACACGgaaggggggggttgatgtgtgtgtatggggggggggggggggggggtgtatattgtagcccggaagagttagggctgcatgggattctgggtatttgttctgttgtgtttatgtatgcagatgttctcccgaaatgtgtgacctgtatggctgttgatcaagtatgtcttgcagtcacttacgtgtgtgtacagaagccaaatacaacatgtgactgggttggcacgctgtttgtacaggttgtagagagcgctaaaggcagtgccatcacagcacgcccttaatattgttgtttgggtaaagacattcgagagaatggttgccctgaaatttgggagtctaccggaaaaatcgggagggttggcaagtgtgaccctgtcaagcgccattcatatagaACTTGCGGGCcgtactaacattacattttcatattaaggtgcaggccgtaaaataacgtctcgcgggccacaaTTGGCCTGCGGGCCGCCTGTCTGAGACCGATGCCTTAGTGGTTAGCTGGGAAAACAGAGAGACAAGACAAGAGGCTTTGCAACTTTAAATTGAGTGAGCAGCACCACCTGTCGTAAGTGCATGGATCACACAggatgtgatttgtttttaattgtttgaagaacatagtttttttttattgcaaatcgtTAGgcgtgagtaaaaaaacaaaatttttgcgTGTTTGTAGTTTTGGCTGTAATTTCACTCCATAAATGTTTAtttcagatgtttgatgaagaaaaaaaaaaatatatatatatatatatataaataatatataccggtatgtctttgtgtgtgtgtatatacatatatagtgtttttctgttttttatttgCTGGCATCTGGGTTGCACGCACATGAAGTGCACATCCCTACACATCAATGGGGACAGCCTTGTTATTGCAGACGCAGTACCGGCAGTAGCACCAACGGGATTTCAGACGTGTCCAAATGACACCAGGAAACCCGCCCAATCGGTTCTTGCTGACGGAACCTGTGGTCGAGTTGCTGGAAGTGTAGACGCAGGCACTGGTTTAAAACAAACGTCAAGTCGAATTCCATGTACAGATACGTTGTATGATttgtttttcacaataaactaacCCGTATACTTTAGCGCGttagtgtttttattttgaaaggcaaAACCGGAACTAGTGCTTTCCACTGTGACTGACTACATCCAGGACGTCCCTCCCTGGCTGCTGCCGGTGCATGCAAGCACTGAGCAGCCGTGGTGGAACCGCGGGAGTGGAGGCCGGAGCCAGACCGTACTGCGGCAGAAACGGTAGGCtccattctcacacacacatcatTAACGACGTGGAGGGTGGAAAACCTTTAATCAGAGAATATACAAAAAACACGTCATTTTGCCAGGTTTAGTAGTCCACGTGAAGGTATAGCGAAAGAAAATGAAGCGAAGGAACGAAAGTGCTGATGCTTAAATAAGGATGCCAATCGATAAAACCGTctacaaatataaaaataaatggcGCATATAACTAGACTCAAGCGAAAGCTTATTTTTAATGTGGAAAGAACAATTAGCTTAGCTGAACATTACCGACCAATTGATGGCGACCCTACAGAAGCTATTGCCATCACGACGACCATCATGCAAAGCGTCTCTGCACATTCTCTTCGTTCgctgatttaaaataaaaaaaaacgccgCCTTTTAACGTTTGTACTTCTGTGATTTGCCGGCTAAAGTCCCTTAGCCATTCATGGAGGATCGGATGCACCACAAAGGAGGAGAAGATCGGTGACAAACACCGCAAGGCTTTGTGTCAATGGACACATGATAGCATCATAATGATGCTCTATGTCGTCTAAGAGAGGATGCTTCAGATTGTTATAATAGAATAGCTTCTTGACAACCCCCTCCTCCTCTTCTGTATGTTGAAGCTTTGTTTTCCTGGAGCTAGCTGGCCTGCATGGATCTACTTCCTTTGTGCTCACAGTGACTGTCAATGTACTCTGAACAGCTACAAAAAATGGTGTGTTAAATGCATGCATTATAGAAAGACTATTCAATGAGATTGTCAATGGGGACATATTGTTAAAAAGTGGAACAAACTTCTCCCTggattcttattttgtatataagAGTAACGCAAAGCTTCACAAGTGGATAATATACCGGTGGTTCAAAAATAAAGTCATACAtttcaacacaaacattattttttactatGATTATGGtgttagttttaataaagttaaagtcccaacgatagtcacacacgcactcgttgacccatccccatgttcacccccatgggaggtgaggggagcagtgagcagcagcagtggctgcgctctggtatcattttggtgatttaacccccaattccaacccttgatgctgagtcaaggaggcaatgggtcccatttttatagtctttggtatgacccggccggggtttgaactcacaaccttccagtctagGGGGGACACTCtatcccagtggttcttaaccttgttggaggttccgaaccccaccagttttatatgtgcattcaccgaacacttctttagtgaaaaatacattttattttttttcgtcaaattcaagacaaagttatgtttttggtaacactttagtatggggaacatattctaagtaacaaagacttaatttagagttatttggacactaggggaacatattctaagtaacttaatttagaggtatttggttagggttagggtcagggttagagggttagggttacaataaggcaatgccgaataaggcattaataagtacttaataatgactagttaagagccaatatgttactaatttgcatgttaataagcaactaattaatggtgaatatgttccccatactaaagtgttaccatgtttttttactggtgcataaaatgaaccgtgcatgaacatcaccttgttcaaacaacaaaaccaacacagtgcataaactcacaacaaattacacaccttcaaaccagtcagctgttgccgtatccgtaataccaTCAATTGATTACGTggataagttgaaaaacttattcgggtgttaccatttagtggtcaattgtacggaatatgtactgaactgtgcaa of Entelurus aequoreus isolate RoL-2023_Sb linkage group LG09, RoL_Eaeq_v1.1, whole genome shotgun sequence contains these proteins:
- the LOC133656909 gene encoding zinc finger MYM-type protein 5-like isoform X1, whose translation is MSQKRTYPSGAVKRKKKKVEEEKKCHDKGPSPSSTVLSHTPPSSVPTVPSMSETTADLSTTATTTSPSHHGPSSAPPVDPAEWPSFLSDSDRTEQVIRGPLSIKENFSFPKRHDGRSFHYHYAYRQLVNGEKVKRSWLTY
- the LOC133656909 gene encoding uncharacterized protein LOC133656909 isoform X2, whose amino-acid sequence is MSQKRTYPSGAVKRKKKKVEEEKKCHDKGALLKYFGGTESAQSQSTSSGSTVSDDQVHLHPLQCSLTHLHPLCPLSPPCLKPQLIYLQLPPQRPLHTMDHHQLRQLTQLSGLLSSQIQTGLSR